The Phaenicophaeus curvirostris isolate KB17595 chromosome 15, BPBGC_Pcur_1.0, whole genome shotgun sequence genome window below encodes:
- the LOC138726858 gene encoding serine protease inhibitor Kazal-type 5-like isoform X1 encodes MKTEGALVVLALAFFCFFSDVASQASIKNECMKIWSLLRSGKFSCPTNKEPVSSPDGKTDLNKCLMCQRLLERDSQGSGGEANRNVNSMGEDECREFRDLFEKGKLSCTRENDPVRDSSGKQHSNKCIMCAEKFKRENGQKFSKNQQRNKEDDCSEYRPQFEAVGRLSCTRENDPVRDSSGKQHTNKCLMCAEKFKKEAQRGGQSGGTSQRNKPPTSKNTNQKSCGGSGSQRDVNERRPFSSNRGPQGNAAQSGRNRNPARGRETQSRDTDIYQLLDCDRILHGVKGGRIFCSKSSEPVCGTDGKTYKNECDLCSAAMRASSYITINYRGECRKPAPEVN; translated from the exons aatgAGTGCATGAAAATTTGGTCACTTTTGCGCAGTGGGAAGTTTTCCTGTCCCACCAACAAGGAGCCTGTCAGCAGTCCAGATGGCAAAACAGACCTCAACAAGTGCCTGATGTGCCAAAGGCTGCT GGAAAGAGACTCACAAGGGAGTGGTGGAGAGGCAAACAGGAATGTGAACTCCATGGGAGAG GATGAATGCCGAGAGTTTCGTGATCTTTTTGAGAAAGGGAAACTTTCCTGCACCAGAGAAAACGACCCCGTCCGGGATTCCTCTGGGAAGCAACACAGCAATAAGTGCATCATGTGTGCAGAGAAGTT CAAAAGGGAGAATGGGCAGAAGTTCTCtaaaaaccaacaaagaaacaaagag GACGACTGCAGTGAGTATCGCCCCCAGTTTGAAGCTGTTGGACGACTGTCATGCACGAGGGAGAATGACCCTGTTCGGGATTCCTCTGGCAAGCAGCACACCAACAAATGTCTCATGTGTGCTGAGAAGTT CAAAAAGGAAGCCCAAAGAGGAGGTCAGTCTGGAGGGACTTCCCAGCGCAACAAGCCACCCACTTCAAAGAATACAAACCAG AAGAGCTGTGGTGGTTCAGGGTCACAGCGGGATGTGAATGAGAGACGTCCCTTCTCATCAAACAGAGG CCCACAAGGAAATGCAGCTCAGAGTGGCAGGAACCGTAACCCGGCACGTGGCCGTGAGACGCAGAGCAGAGACACTGACATCTACCAGCTG ctgGACTGTGATCGAATTCTGCACGGGGTAAAGGGTGGAAGGATTTTCTGCAGCAAATCCTCAGAACCAGTCTGTGGCACTGATGGGAAAACGTACAAAAATGAATGTGACTTGTGTTCAGCTGCCAT GAGAGCTTCAAGCTACATCACGATAAACTATCGAGGTGAATGCCGAAAGCCTGCCCCCGAAGTG